One stretch of Lysobacter sp. KIS68-7 DNA includes these proteins:
- a CDS encoding AMP nucleosidase, giving the protein MKDKPQIVENWLPRYTGVPLDGFGEHILLTNFGGYLGHFARLTGAEVVGMDRPMPSATADGITMINFGMGSPNAATMMDLLSAIMPKAVLFLGKCGGLKRKNQLGDLVLPIAAIRGEGTSDDYLLPEVPALPAFALQRAVSTMIRDMGLDYWTGTVYTTNRRVWEHDEAFKERLRAMRCMAIDMETATLFAAGFANRLPIGALLLVSDQPMVPEGVKTEASDARVSGEFVERHIQVGIEALRLIRRHGKSVRHLRFDE; this is encoded by the coding sequence ATGAAGGACAAGCCGCAGATCGTCGAAAACTGGTTGCCGCGCTACACGGGCGTCCCGTTGGACGGCTTCGGCGAGCACATCCTGCTCACCAATTTCGGCGGCTACCTGGGCCATTTCGCGCGACTGACGGGCGCGGAGGTCGTGGGCATGGACCGCCCGATGCCGAGCGCGACGGCCGACGGCATCACCATGATCAACTTCGGCATGGGCAGCCCCAATGCCGCGACGATGATGGACCTGCTCTCGGCGATCATGCCGAAGGCGGTATTGTTCCTCGGCAAGTGCGGCGGCCTGAAGCGCAAGAACCAGTTGGGCGACCTGGTGCTGCCGATCGCGGCGATCCGCGGCGAAGGCACCTCCGACGATTACCTGCTGCCCGAAGTGCCCGCGTTGCCGGCATTCGCGCTGCAACGCGCGGTGTCCACGATGATCCGCGACATGGGCCTGGATTACTGGACCGGCACGGTCTACACGACCAACCGGCGCGTGTGGGAACACGACGAAGCCTTCAAGGAGCGCCTGCGCGCGATGCGCTGCATGGCGATCGACATGGAAACGGCGACGCTGTTCGCCGCGGGTTTCGCGAATCGGCTTCCCATCGGCGCATTGTTGCTCGTCAGCGACCAACCGATGGTGCCCGAAGGGGTGAAGACCGAAGCGTCCGACGCGCGCGTCAGCGGGGAGTTCGTCGAGCGCCACATCCAGGTGGGCATCGAGGCACTACGATTGATCCGGCGCCACGGCAAGTCCGTGCGCCATCTGCGATTCGACGAATAA
- a CDS encoding DUF924 family protein, which translates to MLDAIDIVSFWREAGPKKWFNGGAAFDRECEANFFDAHFAAALRTLDAWIETPDEALALLLLLDQIPRNIFRDTAHAFATDPLARDFARQAVAAGHDKQVDAQLRIFFYLPFEHSEDLDDQEFSLRLHAELPGPNPDGWARKHYEVIRKFGRFPHRNAALGRQSTPAEFAYLREGGGF; encoded by the coding sequence ATGCTGGACGCGATCGACATCGTGTCGTTCTGGCGCGAGGCCGGGCCGAAGAAATGGTTCAACGGCGGCGCGGCCTTCGACCGGGAGTGCGAGGCGAATTTCTTCGATGCGCATTTCGCGGCGGCGCTGCGCACGTTGGATGCGTGGATCGAGACGCCGGACGAGGCGTTGGCGTTGTTGCTGTTGTTGGATCAGATCCCGCGGAACATTTTTCGCGATACGGCGCATGCGTTTGCGACGGATCCGCTGGCGCGGGATTTCGCGCGGCAGGCGGTGGCCGCGGGGCATGACAAGCAGGTGGATGCGCAGTTGCGCATCTTCTTCTACCTGCCGTTCGAACATTCGGAAGACCTGGACGACCAGGAGTTCTCGCTGCGCTTGCATGCAGAGCTGCCGGGGCCCAATCCGGATGGATGGGCGCGGAAGCACTACGAGGTGATCCGCAAGTTCGGGCGGTTCCCGCATCGGAATGCGGCGTTGGGGAGGCAGAGTACGCCGGCGGAGTTCGCGTATTTGCGGGAAGGGGGTGGGTTCTGA
- the grxD gene encoding Grx4 family monothiol glutaredoxin, producing the protein MSLDPALRSRISTLLADNRVVLFMKGHPQSPQCGFSAKAAGALNALGIEYAHVDVLADPEIREGIKLYGDWPTIPQLYIGGELVGGSDIIEQMANSGELHGALGLAPPDRTPPRIEIGAAAIEMLRNAIKDAGGDVVVRMDIDSQYRTRLHLAQADSNAVTAEFDGIRVQFDLAGARRANGLRIDWADDERGRGLVIENPNAPAPVRNLSAADAKARMEAGTLRIVDVRPGEERQLASVTGPVLTFDNGLDAIEALPKDTALAFLCHHGNRSQQAAEHFRQKGFREVYNIAGGIEAWADVDAGVARY; encoded by the coding sequence ATGTCCCTCGACCCCGCCCTCCGCAGCCGCATCTCCACCCTGCTCGCGGACAACCGCGTCGTGCTCTTCATGAAGGGCCATCCGCAGTCGCCGCAGTGCGGCTTCTCCGCCAAGGCCGCGGGTGCGTTGAATGCCCTCGGCATCGAGTACGCGCACGTCGACGTGCTGGCCGATCCGGAAATCCGCGAGGGCATCAAGCTCTATGGCGACTGGCCGACGATCCCGCAGCTGTACATCGGCGGCGAACTCGTGGGCGGCAGCGACATCATCGAGCAGATGGCGAATTCGGGCGAGCTGCATGGCGCGCTCGGCCTGGCGCCGCCGGACCGCACGCCGCCGCGCATCGAGATCGGCGCCGCTGCGATCGAGATGCTGCGCAACGCGATCAAGGACGCGGGTGGTGATGTTGTCGTGCGCATGGACATCGATTCGCAGTACCGCACGCGCTTGCACCTGGCGCAGGCGGATTCGAATGCGGTGACCGCGGAATTCGACGGCATCCGCGTGCAATTCGACCTCGCCGGCGCGCGCCGCGCCAACGGCCTGCGCATCGACTGGGCCGACGACGAACGCGGCCGCGGCCTGGTCATCGAGAACCCGAACGCGCCGGCGCCGGTGCGCAACCTGTCTGCCGCCGATGCGAAGGCGCGGATGGAAGCCGGCACCTTGCGCATCGTCGACGTGCGTCCTGGCGAAGAACGTCAGCTCGCGTCGGTGACCGGTCCGGTGCTGACCTTCGACAATGGGCTCGATGCCATCGAGGCGCTGCCGAAGGACACCGCACTGGCGTTCCTCTGCCACCACGGCAACCGCAGCCAGCAGGCGGCGGAGCATTTCCGGCAGAAGGGATTCCGCGAGGTTTACAACATCGCGGGTGGGATCGAGGCGTGGGCGGATGTGGATGCGGGCGTCGCGCGGTACTGA
- a CDS encoding polysaccharide deacetylase family protein translates to MLASDALRRVPRFPHVWAWCLVASQVLVVWIWVRFGWRVGLPVMVLSHAPFWWGTLKPGSALFSPVLRRLPTTERVAWITIDDGPSDDTRAMLDLLDAHHAKATFFLVGDRAKARPELVHEIAWRGHGIGNHSATHPQAWFWALPPARMREEIQRTQTTLRELTGTTPHWFRAVVGMANPFVSAVLKEHGMTRVAWSARGYDALAADPARVVARIERNLAPGAIVLMHEGAKHGNSVEVMRLVLERLRALGYRLDRPD, encoded by the coding sequence GTGCTCGCCTCCGACGCCCTGCGCCGCGTTCCCCGCTTCCCGCACGTCTGGGCGTGGTGCCTGGTGGCGTCGCAGGTATTGGTCGTCTGGATCTGGGTGCGCTTCGGCTGGCGGGTGGGCCTGCCCGTGATGGTGCTGTCCCATGCGCCGTTCTGGTGGGGCACGCTCAAGCCCGGGTCGGCCCTGTTCAGCCCGGTGCTGCGGCGCCTGCCGACCACCGAGCGCGTCGCGTGGATCACCATCGATGACGGCCCCTCGGACGACACGCGCGCGATGCTCGACCTGCTGGATGCGCACCATGCGAAGGCCACCTTCTTCCTCGTCGGCGATCGCGCAAAGGCGCGGCCCGAGCTGGTGCACGAGATCGCCTGGCGCGGGCACGGCATCGGCAACCACAGTGCGACGCATCCGCAGGCCTGGTTCTGGGCCTTGCCGCCGGCGCGCATGCGCGAGGAAATCCAGCGCACGCAAACCACGCTGCGCGAACTCACCGGCACCACGCCGCATTGGTTCCGCGCCGTGGTGGGGATGGCGAATCCCTTCGTGTCCGCGGTGCTGAAGGAACACGGCATGACGCGCGTGGCCTGGAGTGCGCGGGGTTACGACGCGCTCGCTGCGGATCCCGCACGCGTCGTGGCGCGCATCGAGCGCAACCTGGCACCGGGTGCGATCGTGCTGATGCACGAAGGCGCGAAGCACGGGAACAGCGTGGAAGTGATGCGCCTGGTACTGGAGCGACTGCGCGCGCTCGGATATCGCTTGGATCGCCCCGACTGA
- a CDS encoding class I SAM-dependent methyltransferase: MTAATLPAGDALRIARAFLPERWYGNRYHYYYTRAKLRSDPLYPGVIDALRGTSQPVLDLGCGIGLLAHALRASGIALPYRGVDNDATKVTQARRAAQRAELHGAAFDVVDLAAGMPSHSGSVTILDVLQFVPPEAQDAILEAATAMIAPGGALVIRTGLDDGSARARTTRGVDALSRIFGWMNAGPKRYPDADALRARFQSAGLRARFDPLFGDTPFNNWRIVATRD; the protein is encoded by the coding sequence ATGACCGCGGCGACGCTGCCGGCCGGGGACGCGTTGCGCATCGCGCGCGCCTTCCTGCCGGAGCGGTGGTACGGCAATCGCTACCACTACTACTACACGCGCGCGAAGCTGCGCAGCGATCCCTTGTACCCGGGTGTGATCGATGCGCTGCGCGGGACTTCGCAGCCCGTGCTCGATCTCGGCTGCGGGATCGGCCTGCTCGCGCATGCGTTGCGGGCGAGCGGGATCGCGCTGCCGTATCGCGGCGTGGACAACGATGCGACGAAGGTTACGCAGGCCCGTCGCGCGGCGCAGCGTGCGGAATTGCACGGTGCGGCGTTCGATGTCGTCGACCTCGCCGCGGGCATGCCGTCGCATTCCGGCAGCGTCACGATCCTCGATGTGCTGCAGTTCGTCCCACCGGAAGCGCAGGACGCCATCCTCGAAGCAGCGACCGCCATGATCGCGCCGGGCGGCGCCCTCGTGATCCGCACCGGACTGGATGACGGCAGCGCGCGGGCCCGCACGACGCGCGGGGTCGATGCGCTCTCGCGCATCTTCGGCTGGATGAACGCGGGACCGAAGCGTTATCCGGATGCCGATGCGTTGCGCGCGCGGTTCCAGTCCGCGGGGCTGCGTGCGCGCTTCGATCCGTTGTTTGGCGACACACCATTCAACAATTGGCGGATCGTCGCGACGCGCGATTGA
- a CDS encoding SGNH/GDSL hydrolase family protein, whose product MATKATKAKVSVLPSGMRYLALGDSYTIGEGVEAAGRWPVQLATALREGGVPLRDPRIIATTGWTTDELWSAIDLAEPLGHWDLVTLLIGVNNQYRGRSVVDYKREFTELLDRAIGFARDRKDRVMVLSIPDWGVTPFAVHEAGNRGNIAAEIDAFNAAARAVCEQRGVAFVDITPTSRDRGGEADQVAEDELHPSAAMYTRWTELALPVAQRLLNA is encoded by the coding sequence ATGGCGACGAAGGCGACGAAGGCGAAAGTCTCCGTGTTGCCGAGCGGCATGCGTTACCTGGCGCTGGGCGACAGTTACACCATCGGCGAAGGCGTGGAAGCCGCGGGCCGCTGGCCCGTGCAGCTCGCCACGGCCTTGCGCGAAGGCGGCGTCCCGCTGCGCGATCCGCGCATCATCGCCACGACGGGTTGGACCACCGACGAGTTGTGGAGCGCCATCGACCTGGCCGAGCCGCTCGGCCACTGGGACCTGGTCACGCTGCTGATCGGCGTGAACAATCAGTATCGCGGGCGCAGTGTGGTGGACTACAAGCGCGAATTCACCGAACTGCTCGACCGCGCGATCGGCTTCGCGCGCGACCGCAAGGACCGCGTGATGGTGCTGAGCATTCCGGATTGGGGCGTCACGCCCTTCGCCGTCCACGAAGCCGGCAACCGCGGCAACATTGCGGCGGAGATCGATGCGTTCAACGCGGCGGCCCGTGCGGTGTGCGAACAGCGGGGCGTCGCCTTCGTCGACATCACGCCCACCAGCCGCGATCGCGGCGGTGAAGCGGACCAGGTAGCCGAGGACGAACTGCATCCTTCCGCAGCGATGTATACGCGCTGGACCGAGCTCGCCCTCCCCGTCGCGCAACGTCTTCTGAACGCATGA
- a CDS encoding aminotransferase class I/II-fold pyridoxal phosphate-dependent enzyme, producing the protein MSMPSLKTRERLSEVRYEIRGELARRARELEAQGRTLVKLNIGNPGAFGFRAPEHLQRAIADHIAGTDPYTHQQGLPAAREAIAAHHRKRGTPNASPERVFVGNGVSELIDLSLRALLNPGDEVLLPSPDYPLWSAATILNDGRPVYYRCLPENNFLPDPEEIASLVSPRTRAIVLINPNNPTGATYPRALLERIVAIAAKHHLLLMSDEIYDEILYDEATFQPLAPLAGDVPCLSFGGLSKVHRACGWRVGWAVLSGDPLASGDFHHAMDLLGALRLCANVPGQFAIEQALHGEETIRALTAPGGRLHDTRAALIDCCERSDHLSLVAPQGALYGFPAVVGAAAEGFDDHAFALEMLEREDVLIVPGSSFNVPFRNHFRVTLLPEAKVLRDVFARIERVLARRAEAAVARRSAVA; encoded by the coding sequence ATGTCGATGCCCAGCCTGAAGACCCGCGAACGCCTGTCCGAAGTCCGATACGAGATCCGCGGTGAGCTGGCACGACGCGCCCGCGAGCTCGAAGCCCAGGGACGCACGCTGGTCAAGCTCAATATCGGCAATCCGGGCGCGTTCGGGTTCCGCGCGCCGGAACACCTGCAGCGCGCGATCGCCGATCACATCGCCGGCACCGATCCCTACACGCACCAGCAGGGCCTGCCGGCCGCGCGCGAGGCGATCGCGGCCCACCATCGCAAGCGCGGGACGCCGAATGCCTCGCCCGAGCGCGTGTTCGTCGGCAACGGCGTGAGCGAACTGATCGACCTCAGCCTGCGCGCGCTGCTCAACCCGGGCGACGAAGTGCTGCTGCCCTCGCCCGACTATCCGCTGTGGTCGGCGGCGACGATCCTCAACGACGGGCGGCCGGTCTATTACCGCTGCCTGCCGGAGAACAATTTCCTTCCGGATCCCGAAGAGATTGCCTCGCTCGTGTCGCCGCGCACGCGCGCGATCGTGCTGATCAATCCGAACAACCCGACGGGCGCGACGTATCCGCGCGCGTTGCTCGAACGCATCGTCGCCATCGCCGCGAAGCATCATCTGTTGTTGATGTCCGACGAGATCTACGACGAGATCCTGTACGACGAAGCGACGTTCCAACCGCTCGCACCGCTCGCGGGCGACGTGCCCTGCCTGTCCTTCGGTGGCCTGTCGAAGGTGCATCGCGCGTGCGGCTGGCGCGTGGGTTGGGCCGTGCTCAGCGGCGATCCGCTGGCGAGCGGCGACTTCCACCATGCAATGGACCTGCTGGGTGCGCTGCGCTTGTGCGCGAACGTGCCGGGGCAGTTCGCCATCGAGCAGGCATTGCATGGTGAGGAAACGATTCGCGCATTGACTGCGCCGGGCGGTCGACTGCACGACACGCGCGCTGCGCTGATCGACTGTTGCGAGCGCAGCGACCATCTGTCGCTGGTGGCTCCGCAAGGCGCGCTGTATGGATTCCCGGCGGTGGTGGGCGCGGCGGCGGAAGGCTTCGACGACCATGCCTTCGCGCTGGAAATGCTGGAACGCGAGGACGTGCTGATCGTGCCGGGCTCGAGTTTCAACGTCCCCTTCCGCAACCACTTCCGCGTGACGCTGCTGCCGGAAGCGAAGGTGCTGCGCGATGTGTTCGCGCGCATCGAACGCGTGCTCGCGCGTCGCGCCGAGGCTGCCGTCGCGCGCAGGAGCGCGGTGGCCTGA
- the rsgA gene encoding ribosome small subunit-dependent GTPase A translates to MTPLRAIGWPWAGDPEDAAWRETISAHPGARPARVIEQHRSGYVVAEGPGEGLKAESPPEWQRASSYRKGGIAPEERAAVGDWVLLQGKKIVALLPRRTAIKRGAAGEHYKQQLIAANIDTVFVVCGLDADFNPRRIERYLVLIGGSGVQPIVVLTKADKAEAAMPGSIDMARAALAGVASQDVTVVAVNAKDRESVSALEPWLQEGHSVVLVGSSGAGKSTLTNTLLGIEKMKTNEVRESDSRGRHTTTHRALIPLPSGACLIDTPGMRELKPTGEEDVAENFSDIEALAEQCRFRDCRHAKEPGCAVRAAIEAGTLDAHRFGNYLKLRDEVAGAADKLANRLQQKSNERVQGKSLNKRLDEKYGRH, encoded by the coding sequence ATGACCCCGCTACGCGCCATCGGCTGGCCTTGGGCCGGCGATCCCGAAGACGCTGCCTGGCGGGAAACGATTTCGGCGCACCCCGGTGCCCGCCCCGCGCGGGTGATCGAGCAGCACCGCTCCGGTTACGTGGTGGCCGAAGGCCCGGGCGAGGGCCTGAAGGCCGAATCCCCGCCCGAATGGCAGCGCGCCTCGAGCTATCGCAAGGGCGGGATCGCGCCGGAAGAACGCGCGGCGGTCGGCGACTGGGTGCTGCTGCAGGGCAAGAAGATCGTGGCGCTGCTTCCGCGCCGGACCGCGATCAAGCGCGGTGCCGCGGGCGAGCACTACAAGCAGCAATTGATCGCGGCCAACATCGATACGGTGTTCGTCGTGTGCGGCCTGGATGCCGACTTCAATCCGCGCCGCATCGAACGCTACCTCGTGCTCATCGGCGGCAGCGGCGTGCAACCGATCGTCGTGCTGACGAAGGCGGACAAGGCCGAAGCCGCGATGCCCGGCAGCATCGACATGGCGCGCGCCGCGCTCGCGGGCGTGGCGTCGCAGGACGTGACCGTCGTCGCCGTGAACGCGAAGGACCGCGAGAGCGTGTCCGCGCTCGAGCCCTGGCTGCAGGAAGGGCACAGCGTCGTGCTCGTCGGTTCCTCCGGTGCAGGCAAATCCACGCTCACGAACACGTTGCTCGGCATCGAGAAGATGAAGACCAACGAAGTCCGAGAGAGCGATTCGCGCGGCCGCCACACGACCACGCATCGCGCGCTGATCCCGCTGCCCTCCGGCGCCTGCCTCATCGATACGCCCGGCATGCGCGAACTCAAGCCGACGGGCGAGGAAGACGTCGCGGAGAATTTCAGCGACATCGAAGCGCTCGCCGAGCAATGCCGGTTCCGCGACTGCCGCCATGCGAAGGAACCCGGCTGTGCCGTGCGCGCCGCCATCGAGGCCGGCACGCTGGATGCACACCGTTTCGGCAATTATCTGAAGCTGCGCGACGAAGTCGCCGGTGCGGCCGACAAGCTCGCCAACCGGCTGCAGCAGAAATCCAACGAGCGCGTGCAAGGCAAGTCGCTCAACAAACGCCTCGACGAGAAATACGGACGGCACTGA
- a CDS encoding flavohemoglobin expression-modulating QEGLA motif protein codes for MVELADDILHHAALDARMVKAARGIRLLNMVSWAASEQKRFLDGYNRGVFELPRHEYPKYDFTEVRRELAYVEKAADRDHPLGHYVCDSARSWGIAAELLENLGTPEAMTHSIRLFGRPDEPLPGGGPTTREAAHHFIDIANELDKELLAPEEQVQISATALQLQLQASLDDFFNERMIEVVLDPELIAKAAAGATRIRLRSSAAFSDYDKHQLLEHEAFVHSLTALNGREQPQLQSLSLSSPRTTATQEGLATFAEQITGSIDIERMKRISLRIEAVSMAMAGADFIEVFRYFVDSGNPQAESFVSAQRVFRGVPTTGGCAFTKDTVYVRGLIGVHTFFRWALRQRKLRLCRMLFAGKMTLADVQRFEPMFDCGALVPPKFLPQWVSRANGLAGMLAFSLFANRIRLDQVIASEGLFELE; via the coding sequence ATGGTCGAGCTCGCGGACGACATCCTCCACCACGCGGCGCTCGATGCACGGATGGTCAAGGCCGCGCGCGGCATCCGGCTGCTCAACATGGTGAGCTGGGCAGCGAGCGAGCAGAAGCGCTTCCTGGATGGATACAACCGCGGCGTTTTCGAACTGCCGCGCCACGAATATCCGAAGTACGACTTCACCGAAGTGCGGCGCGAGCTTGCCTACGTCGAAAAGGCCGCGGACCGCGACCACCCGCTGGGCCACTACGTCTGCGACTCCGCGCGCAGCTGGGGCATTGCCGCCGAGCTGCTGGAAAACCTCGGCACACCCGAGGCGATGACGCATTCGATCCGGCTGTTCGGCCGTCCGGACGAGCCGCTGCCCGGCGGCGGCCCGACCACCCGCGAAGCCGCGCACCACTTCATCGACATCGCCAACGAACTCGACAAGGAACTGCTCGCCCCGGAAGAGCAGGTGCAGATTTCCGCGACCGCGCTGCAGTTGCAACTGCAGGCATCGCTCGATGATTTCTTCAACGAGCGGATGATCGAAGTGGTGCTCGACCCCGAGCTGATCGCCAAGGCGGCCGCCGGCGCCACGCGCATCCGCCTGCGTTCGAGCGCGGCCTTCAGCGATTACGACAAACACCAGCTGCTGGAACACGAGGCCTTCGTGCACTCGCTCACGGCGCTCAACGGCCGCGAGCAGCCGCAACTGCAGAGCCTGTCGCTGTCATCGCCGCGCACCACCGCCACGCAGGAAGGCCTGGCCACCTTTGCCGAACAGATCACCGGCAGCATCGACATCGAACGCATGAAGCGCATCAGCCTGCGCATCGAAGCGGTGTCGATGGCGATGGCGGGCGCGGACTTCATCGAAGTCTTCCGCTACTTCGTCGACTCCGGCAACCCGCAGGCGGAGAGCTTCGTCTCCGCGCAGCGCGTGTTCCGCGGCGTGCCGACCACGGGCGGCTGCGCCTTCACCAAGGACACGGTGTATGTGCGCGGCCTGATCGGCGTGCATACCTTCTTCCGCTGGGCGTTGCGCCAGAGGAAGCTGCGCCTGTGCCGCATGTTGTTCGCGGGCAAGATGACGCTCGCGGACGTGCAGCGATTCGAACCGATGTTCGATTGCGGCGCGCTGGTGCCGCCGAAATTCCTGCCGCAATGGGTGTCGCGCGCGAACGGCCTGGCGGGAATGCTGGCGTTCTCGCTGTTCGCCAACCGCATCCGGCTGGATCAGGTCATCGCGTCGGAAGGCCTGTTCGAACTGGAATGA
- a CDS encoding NADP-dependent malic enzyme, whose product MTDDLKHAALDYHRLEPRGKIKVVPTKPMVTQRDLSLAYSPGVAFACEAIVADPNEASAVTARGNLVAVITNGTAVLGLGDIGPLAGKPVMEGKGVLFQKFAGIDVFDIEIDERDPDKLVDIIASLEPTFGGINLEDIKAPECFIVERKLRERMNIPVFHDDQHGTAIIVGAAVLNALEIVGKKIGEVKLATSGAGAAGIACLDMLVALGMKPENILAYDREGVLYTGRGHMDPDKQRYARDTDKRTLAEIVDGADIFLGLSAGGVLKPDMVEKMAKQPVILALANPNPEILPEDAKRVRPDAIIATGRSDYPNQVNNALCFPYIFRGALDVGATEINEAMKLACVRAIAALARREASDLGAAYGGDVPSFGPDYLIPRPFDPRLLVMLAPAVAKAAMASGMATRPIIDFAAYEEKLGQFIYRTGLLMKPVYDRARKDIKRVVYAEGEEETVLRAVQTVIDEGLASPILIGRPDVIESRIKRLGLRMRAGVDFELTNINDDPRFNEYWQQYHALTERRGVTPAAAKNLMRSRPTLIASLMVERGEADAMICGLVGRYHKKLGYLRSVFGLDPGVTSTSAMTGVINEQGVWFFLDTHVQLDPTAEQIAESTLQASYRLKLFGIEPKIALLSHSNFGSHDDASARKMREVREILKARVPKLEVDGEMMADTAWDEDLRVRIMPNTTLKGRANLYVMPNLDAANITYNMVRVMTDGVAIGPILMGVDQPAHVLTPASTPRRVVNMTAIAAVEAQIRKAQRGF is encoded by the coding sequence ATGACCGACGATCTCAAGCACGCCGCGCTCGACTACCACCGCCTTGAGCCGCGCGGGAAGATCAAGGTCGTCCCGACCAAGCCGATGGTGACCCAGCGCGACCTGTCGCTGGCGTACTCGCCGGGCGTGGCCTTCGCGTGCGAGGCCATCGTCGCCGACCCGAACGAAGCCAGCGCCGTCACCGCGCGCGGCAACCTCGTGGCCGTGATCACCAACGGCACCGCCGTGCTCGGCCTGGGCGACATCGGTCCGCTGGCCGGCAAGCCGGTGATGGAAGGCAAGGGCGTGCTGTTCCAGAAGTTCGCCGGCATCGACGTGTTCGACATCGAGATCGACGAACGCGACCCGGACAAGCTGGTCGACATCATCGCCTCGCTCGAACCCACCTTCGGCGGCATCAACCTCGAAGACATCAAGGCACCGGAGTGCTTCATCGTCGAGCGCAAGTTGCGCGAACGGATGAACATCCCGGTCTTCCACGACGACCAGCACGGCACCGCCATCATCGTCGGCGCCGCGGTGCTCAACGCGCTGGAGATCGTGGGCAAGAAGATCGGCGAGGTGAAGCTCGCCACGTCGGGTGCGGGTGCCGCGGGCATCGCGTGCCTGGACATGCTGGTCGCGCTCGGCATGAAGCCGGAGAACATCCTCGCCTACGACCGCGAAGGCGTGCTGTACACCGGCCGCGGCCACATGGACCCGGACAAGCAGCGCTACGCGCGCGACACGGACAAGCGCACGCTCGCCGAGATCGTCGACGGCGCGGACATCTTCCTCGGCCTCTCCGCTGGCGGCGTGCTCAAGCCGGACATGGTCGAGAAGATGGCCAAGCAGCCGGTCATCCTCGCGCTCGCCAATCCCAACCCGGAGATCCTGCCGGAAGACGCCAAGCGCGTGCGCCCCGACGCGATCATCGCCACCGGCCGTTCGGACTATCCGAACCAGGTCAACAACGCGCTGTGCTTCCCCTACATCTTCCGCGGCGCGCTCGACGTGGGCGCGACGGAAATCAACGAGGCGATGAAGCTCGCCTGTGTGCGCGCCATCGCCGCGCTCGCGCGTCGCGAAGCCTCCGACCTCGGCGCGGCCTACGGCGGCGACGTGCCGTCCTTCGGACCGGATTACCTGATCCCGCGTCCGTTCGATCCGCGCCTGCTGGTCATGCTCGCGCCCGCGGTGGCGAAAGCCGCGATGGCGTCGGGCATGGCGACGCGCCCGATCATCGACTTCGCTGCGTATGAAGAAAAGCTCGGCCAGTTCATCTACCGCACCGGCCTGTTGATGAAGCCGGTGTACGACCGCGCGCGCAAGGACATCAAGCGCGTGGTCTACGCCGAAGGCGAAGAAGAAACCGTGCTGCGCGCGGTGCAGACCGTGATCGACGAAGGCCTGGCTTCGCCGATCCTGATCGGCCGTCCGGACGTGATCGAATCGCGCATCAAGCGCCTCGGCCTGCGCATGCGCGCGGGCGTGGATTTCGAACTGACCAACATCAACGACGATCCGCGCTTCAACGAGTACTGGCAGCAGTACCACGCGCTGACCGAACGCCGCGGGGTGACGCCGGCGGCGGCGAAGAACCTGATGCGTTCGCGTCCGACGCTGATCGCCTCGCTGATGGTGGAGCGCGGCGAAGCCGACGCGATGATCTGCGGCCTGGTCGGTCGTTACCACAAGAAGCTCGGTTACCTGCGCAGCGTGTTCGGCCTGGATCCCGGCGTGACCAGCACCTCGGCGATGACCGGCGTGATCAACGAGCAGGGCGTGTGGTTCTTCCTCGACACGCACGTGCAGCTGGATCCCACCGCCGAGCAGATCGCCGAAAGCACGCTGCAGGCGAGCTACCGCCTGAAGCTGTTCGGAATCGAGCCGAAGATCGCGCTGCTCTCGCATTCCAACTTCGGCAGCCACGACGACGCGAGCGCGCGCAAGATGCGCGAGGTCCGCGAAATCCTGAAGGCGCGCGTGCCCAAGCTCGAAGTGGACGGCGAAATGATGGCCGACACCGCGTGGGACGAAGACCTGCGCGTGCGCATCATGCCGAACACCACGTTGAAGGGCCGCGCGAACCTGTACGTGATGCCCAACCTCGACGCCGCCAACATCACCTACAACATGGTGCGCGTGATGACCGACGGCGTGGCGATCGGCCCGATCCTGATGGGCGTGGACCAGCCGGCGCACGTGCTCACGCCGGCCTCGACGCCGCGCCGCGTGGTCAACATGACCGCGATCGCGGCGGTCGAAGCGCAGATCCGCAAGGCGCAACGCGGCTTCTGA